The Streptomyces sp. HUAS CB01 genome has a segment encoding these proteins:
- the galT gene encoding galactose-1-phosphate uridylyltransferase — MKKTVTRLADGRELLYYDSRDDVVRDDVDRRPLESTATTSEIRHDRLLGDAVAVASHRQGRTYHPPVGECPLCPSRGGRLSEIPDSDYDVVVFENRFPSLAGGNGRCEVVCFTPDHDASFAALTEEQAALVLEAWTDRTAELAERPQVRQVFCFENRGAEIGVTLGHPHGQIYAYPFVTPRTALMQRSVAAHRAATGRNLFDDIVASELESAARVVLAGEHWVAFVPYAAHWPYEVHLYPRRRVPDLRALDDAARTEFPQVYLELLRRFDRIFGADQPPTPYIAAWHQAPFDDGTHDGGTRDERGERDDFALHLELFTVRRTPGKLKFLAGSESGMSVFINDVPPERAAQRLREVASE, encoded by the coding sequence GTGAAGAAGACGGTCACCCGACTCGCCGACGGCCGAGAGCTGCTCTACTACGACTCCCGCGACGACGTCGTCCGCGACGACGTCGACCGCCGGCCGCTGGAGTCGACCGCCACCACGTCCGAGATCCGGCACGACCGGCTCCTCGGCGACGCCGTCGCCGTCGCCTCGCACCGCCAGGGCCGGACCTACCACCCGCCCGTCGGCGAATGCCCTCTCTGCCCGTCCCGCGGCGGGCGGCTCAGCGAGATCCCGGACAGTGACTACGACGTCGTCGTGTTCGAGAACCGCTTCCCCTCCCTCGCGGGAGGGAACGGTCGCTGCGAGGTCGTCTGCTTCACCCCCGACCACGACGCGTCCTTCGCCGCGCTCACCGAGGAACAGGCCGCGCTCGTACTGGAGGCCTGGACCGACCGCACCGCCGAGCTGGCGGAGCGTCCGCAGGTCAGGCAGGTCTTCTGCTTCGAGAACCGCGGCGCGGAGATCGGCGTCACGCTAGGCCACCCGCACGGCCAGATCTACGCCTATCCCTTCGTCACCCCCCGCACGGCGCTGATGCAGCGCTCCGTCGCCGCCCATCGCGCCGCCACCGGCCGCAACCTCTTCGACGACATCGTCGCGAGCGAGCTGGAGTCCGCCGCCCGGGTCGTGCTGGCGGGCGAGCACTGGGTCGCCTTCGTCCCGTACGCGGCGCACTGGCCCTACGAAGTGCACCTCTACCCACGGCGCCGGGTCCCCGATCTGCGGGCGCTCGACGACGCGGCGCGCACAGAGTTCCCACAGGTCTATCTGGAACTGTTGAGACGCTTCGACCGGATCTTCGGTGCGGACCAGCCGCCGACGCCGTACATCGCCGCCTGGCACCAGGCCCCGTTCGACGACGGCACCCACGACGGCGGTACGCGTGACGAGCGTGGCGAGCGCGACGACTTCGCGCTGCACCTCGAGCTTTTCACCGTCCGCCGAACTCCCGGAAAGCTGAAGTTCCTCGCCGGTTCCGAGTCCGGCATGAGCGTGTTCATCAACGATGTGCCGCCGGAGAGAGCGGCCCAGCGACTGCGAGAGGTGGCGAGCGAGTGA
- the galK gene encoding galactokinase: protein MSVAEKFRELYGYGPEGVWAAPGRVNLIGEYTDFNDGFVMPLALPHTAVAAVARRTDGVLRVHSADTGEGVVELAVDALEPQSGTGWAAYPAGVVWALRDAGHPVTGADLHLASTVPTGAGLSSSAALEVVTALAVSELYGLGLPPEELARLAQRAENAFVGVPCGIMDQMASAHCTEGHVLHLDTRDLGRRQVPFDLAAHGLRLLVVDTRLKHALGDGAYAERRAGCEAGARALGVRTLRDVDYGQLDDVLRMLADLPTGAGAGAGAGGSGPAAEQVVRYVRHVVTENHRVERTLALLDAGDVRGAGPVLTEGHASLRDDLRVSCPELDLVVSAANAAGALGARMTGGGFGGSAIVLVETANEDTVSRAVLDAFAAEGRTTPRVFPAVPSAGARRLR, encoded by the coding sequence ATGAGCGTCGCCGAGAAGTTCCGGGAGCTGTACGGGTACGGGCCCGAGGGCGTCTGGGCGGCGCCGGGCAGGGTCAACCTGATCGGCGAGTACACGGACTTCAACGACGGCTTCGTCATGCCGCTCGCCCTCCCCCACACCGCGGTCGCGGCGGTGGCGCGCCGCACCGACGGGGTGCTGCGGGTCCACTCGGCCGACACCGGGGAGGGTGTCGTGGAACTGGCCGTGGACGCGCTCGAGCCCCAATCGGGCACGGGCTGGGCGGCGTACCCGGCGGGCGTCGTATGGGCGCTGAGGGACGCGGGACACCCCGTCACGGGCGCGGACCTCCATCTCGCGTCGACCGTGCCGACGGGTGCCGGGCTGTCGTCGTCGGCGGCCCTGGAGGTGGTCACGGCACTGGCGGTGAGCGAGCTGTACGGACTCGGCCTGCCGCCGGAGGAACTGGCGCGGCTGGCGCAGCGTGCCGAGAACGCCTTCGTCGGTGTGCCGTGCGGGATCATGGACCAGATGGCGTCGGCCCACTGCACCGAGGGTCATGTGCTGCACCTCGACACCCGTGACCTCGGACGCCGCCAGGTCCCCTTCGACCTCGCCGCGCACGGCCTGCGGCTGCTCGTCGTCGACACCCGCCTGAAGCACGCGCTCGGCGACGGCGCCTACGCCGAGCGGCGCGCCGGGTGCGAGGCGGGTGCCCGGGCACTGGGTGTGCGCACGCTGCGCGACGTGGACTACGGGCAACTGGACGATGTCCTGCGGATGTTGGCCGACCTGCCGACCGGGGCAGGGGCGGGGGCCGGTGCGGGGGGCTCCGGGCCGGCGGCCGAGCAGGTCGTCCGCTACGTCCGTCACGTCGTGACCGAGAACCACCGTGTGGAGCGGACCCTCGCGCTGCTCGACGCGGGCGACGTCCGCGGCGCCGGCCCGGTCCTCACCGAGGGCCATGCCTCGCTCCGCGACGATCTGCGGGTCTCCTGCCCGGAGCTGGACCTCGTGGTCTCGGCCGCGAACGCCGCGGGCGCATTGGGTGCCCGGATGACCGGCGGTGGCTTCGGCGGCTCGGCGATCGTCCTCGTCGAGACCGCGAACGAGGACACGGTGAGCAGGGCGGTGCTCGACGCCTTCGCGGCGGAGGGCCGCACGACGCCCCGGGTCTTCCCCGCCGTCCCGTCCGCGGGCGCCCGCCGGCTGCGGTGA
- a CDS encoding YciI family protein, whose amino-acid sequence MAKYLLLKHYRGAPASVNDVPMDQWSPEEISAHLQYMNDFAARLEKTGEFVGGQALAPEGAWVRYDGEGRPPVTDGPFAETKDLIAGWMIIDVDSDERAVELAGELSAAPGAGGKPIHEWLELRPFLTAPPTITE is encoded by the coding sequence ATGGCCAAGTACCTGCTGCTGAAGCACTACCGCGGCGCCCCGGCATCGGTCAACGACGTACCGATGGACCAGTGGAGCCCGGAGGAGATCTCGGCGCATCTGCAGTACATGAACGACTTCGCGGCCCGGCTGGAGAAGACGGGCGAGTTCGTCGGAGGCCAAGCGCTCGCACCCGAGGGAGCGTGGGTCCGCTACGACGGTGAGGGGCGCCCGCCGGTCACCGACGGCCCGTTCGCGGAGACCAAGGACCTCATCGCCGGCTGGATGATCATCGACGTCGACAGTGACGAGCGCGCCGTCGAGCTGGCCGGGGAACTGTCGGCCGCCCCCGGGGCCGGCGGCAAGCCGATCCACGAGTGGCTGGAGCTGCGCCCGTTCCTCACCGCACCGCCCACCATCACGGAGTGA
- a CDS encoding poly-gamma-glutamate hydrolase family protein, protein MTYANRRTVLAGLAGAALGATALDALTAAPAHAAADLYSSNTDLYTELAGKEGTLFARRYKRHEMTDVSDGQRYPFNRTTIMALHGGGIEGGTSELCLAIAGYHPATLAATPADGPAHDYWMFEGIASADNGDLHVTSTNNDDRVALSMAAGSLNVLSLHGCRKEQAGTPAGKPEAVVVGGLDTAFKTCLHEEFQAAGFQTVDGSTVPALAGENPENICNRTLLRKGAQLEMTTELRQSLFDEGHFTRLDRPTHTNERFTAFVAAARKAIARLEARADQAIL, encoded by the coding sequence ATGACCTACGCCAACCGCCGCACGGTACTTGCCGGCCTCGCCGGGGCTGCTCTCGGCGCCACCGCCCTCGACGCGCTCACCGCTGCGCCCGCACACGCCGCGGCAGACCTGTACTCGTCCAACACCGACCTCTACACCGAGCTCGCGGGGAAGGAGGGGACGCTCTTCGCCCGCCGCTACAAGCGCCACGAGATGACCGATGTCAGCGACGGCCAGAGATACCCGTTCAACCGGACCACGATCATGGCCCTCCACGGTGGCGGTATCGAAGGCGGTACGTCCGAACTGTGCCTCGCGATAGCCGGGTACCATCCCGCGACGCTCGCGGCCACCCCCGCGGACGGGCCGGCCCACGACTACTGGATGTTCGAGGGCATCGCGTCGGCCGACAACGGTGACCTGCACGTCACCTCGACCAACAACGACGACCGGGTCGCCCTGTCCATGGCCGCGGGCAGCCTCAACGTGCTGAGCCTGCACGGCTGCAGGAAGGAGCAGGCCGGCACACCCGCAGGGAAGCCGGAGGCCGTCGTCGTCGGAGGTCTCGACACCGCCTTCAAGACCTGTCTGCACGAAGAGTTCCAGGCCGCCGGTTTCCAGACCGTCGACGGCTCCACCGTCCCCGCCCTGGCCGGTGAGAACCCGGAGAACATCTGCAACAGGACGCTGCTTCGCAAGGGCGCCCAGCTGGAGATGACAACGGAGCTGCGCCAAAGCCTCTTCGACGAGGGGCACTTCACCCGGCTCGACAGGCCGACCCACACCAACGAGAGGTTCACGGCCTTTGTGGCGGCTGCGCGCAAGGCCATCGCCCGGCTGGAGGCTCGTGCGGACCAAGCCATCCTCTGA
- a CDS encoding SpoIIE family protein phosphatase, translating into MDRFPHAANVDFHSPLDPSKAATAVLDDQGRIVGWGSSAQRLLGHSAEEALGRSAGRLLETSSGRRLSALCKAHQSRSVVMDLCHRDGRRVRAVVTFCPLSHRNGAATVVMAAELDALRSWEAQLAMLQGLATESPVGLTIFDTDSRVVWGNVSTDLELGGIAQYTGRSAADLFPEGEFISRHHPPDEDQVIHHVLTTGEPIIGMHYRGRAPADPVREHVWSCSYHRLVDARGEPLGLFEESLDITDQYRAQERLSLLVRAGKRVGASLDVRRTAAELADVAVPQLADEVLVDLPPAVMEGRQPPTRSAPGHGLLRMHGRTPEEFRTSPVSYPPSSPQALSLATGRCVVGAATPEAPGEAGSNASRSCLFVPLLTREAVLGLATFRRDSNPDPFGPEEQTLAMELAERAAVGIDNARQYTSQHAAALVLQRSLLPRHLPQLSAVDVAYRYLPADSRVGVGGDWFDVIPLSGARVGLTVGDVVGHGMHAAATMGRLRATVRTLALLDLDPAELLTRLDDLVAQESEPDGDDGLGGETMVVTCLYAIYDPVSGRCVWASAGHPPPLVADANGSVAMSPLIPGPPLGLGVLPYENVELDLSDGSVLAFFTDGVVEDRGQDIDSGIDRLAEVLTWQRCPLEELCDRALSALPPGPQVDDATLLLVRTRRLGSEQVADLELPSDPAMVSHARTLTERQLSTWGLSELSFTAELVVSELVTNGIRYAGGPVVLRLIRDRCLLCEVSDSAHTAPHLRRARRDDEGGRGLFLVAQMSQRWGTRYTSSGKTIWAELTIPKELCGDQGQETPLDAARGDQRLAGHA; encoded by the coding sequence CTCCGGGCGCCGCCTGAGCGCCCTCTGCAAGGCCCACCAGTCCCGCAGCGTCGTCATGGACCTCTGCCACCGGGACGGACGTAGGGTGCGTGCGGTCGTGACGTTCTGCCCGCTGTCGCACCGGAACGGAGCCGCGACCGTCGTGATGGCTGCCGAACTGGACGCGCTCCGCAGCTGGGAGGCGCAGCTGGCGATGCTCCAGGGCCTGGCGACCGAGTCCCCCGTGGGCTTGACGATCTTCGATACCGATTCGCGCGTCGTCTGGGGGAACGTCTCCACGGATCTGGAGCTCGGGGGGATCGCCCAGTACACCGGCCGGTCGGCCGCGGATCTCTTTCCGGAGGGCGAGTTCATCTCCCGCCACCACCCCCCCGACGAGGACCAGGTGATACATCACGTGCTGACGACCGGGGAACCGATCATCGGCATGCACTACCGCGGGCGGGCCCCCGCCGATCCGGTGCGGGAGCACGTCTGGTCCTGCTCGTACCACCGGCTCGTGGACGCCCGGGGTGAGCCACTGGGACTGTTCGAGGAGTCCCTGGACATCACCGACCAGTACCGTGCCCAGGAACGGCTGTCGCTGCTGGTGCGGGCGGGAAAGCGCGTCGGCGCCTCGCTGGACGTGCGTCGTACGGCTGCGGAGCTCGCCGACGTGGCCGTACCGCAGCTGGCCGACGAGGTGCTGGTGGATCTGCCTCCGGCGGTCATGGAGGGACGGCAGCCGCCGACGCGCTCGGCGCCGGGGCACGGACTGCTGCGGATGCACGGACGGACCCCGGAGGAGTTCCGGACCAGCCCCGTCTCCTACCCGCCCTCGTCACCGCAGGCTCTGAGCCTTGCCACAGGCCGCTGCGTCGTCGGCGCCGCCACTCCCGAGGCACCGGGCGAGGCGGGGTCGAACGCCTCGCGCTCCTGCCTCTTCGTCCCGCTGCTCACCCGCGAGGCAGTCCTGGGCCTTGCCACCTTCCGGCGCGACAGCAACCCCGACCCCTTCGGCCCCGAGGAGCAGACACTCGCCATGGAGCTGGCGGAGCGGGCCGCCGTCGGCATCGACAACGCCCGCCAGTACACCAGCCAGCATGCGGCAGCGCTGGTACTGCAGCGAAGCCTGCTGCCACGGCACCTGCCCCAACTGAGCGCGGTCGACGTCGCGTACCGCTACCTGCCTGCCGACAGCCGCGTGGGCGTGGGCGGCGACTGGTTCGACGTGATCCCGCTGTCCGGGGCCAGAGTGGGACTGACGGTGGGCGACGTGGTGGGCCACGGTATGCACGCCGCAGCGACCATGGGCCGGCTGCGCGCCACCGTACGGACCCTTGCGCTGCTGGACCTGGACCCTGCCGAGCTGCTCACCCGGCTGGACGACCTGGTCGCGCAGGAGTCGGAGCCCGACGGGGACGACGGGCTGGGCGGCGAGACGATGGTCGTGACCTGTCTGTACGCGATCTACGACCCGGTCAGCGGCCGGTGCGTCTGGGCCAGCGCGGGCCATCCCCCGCCGCTGGTCGCCGACGCGAACGGCTCGGTGGCCATGTCCCCCTTGATTCCGGGGCCACCCCTGGGGCTGGGCGTTCTGCCGTACGAGAACGTCGAGCTGGACCTGTCCGACGGCAGCGTGCTGGCCTTCTTCACCGACGGCGTCGTGGAGGACCGAGGCCAGGACATCGACAGCGGAATCGACCGCCTGGCGGAGGTACTGACCTGGCAGCGATGCCCGTTGGAGGAGTTGTGCGACCGGGCGCTGTCGGCCCTGCCGCCCGGGCCGCAGGTGGACGACGCCACGCTGCTGCTCGTCCGCACGCGGCGGCTCGGCTCAGAGCAGGTGGCGGACCTTGAGCTGCCGTCCGATCCGGCCATGGTGTCCCACGCGCGTACCCTGACCGAACGTCAACTGAGCACCTGGGGCCTGTCCGAGCTCTCGTTCACTGCCGAACTCGTCGTGAGCGAACTGGTCACCAACGGCATCCGGTACGCCGGCGGACCGGTCGTGCTGAGGTTGATCAGGGATCGCTGCCTGCTGTGCGAGGTCTCCGACAGCGCACACACTGCACCACACCTGCGGCGAGCGCGCCGGGACGACGAGGGCGGCCGCGGGCTGTTCCTCGTCGCCCAGATGTCCCAGCGCTGGGGCACGCGGTACACGTCCTCCGGGAAGACGATCTGGGCCGAGCTGACCATTCCCAAGGAGCTCTGCGGGGATCAGGGGCAGGAGACGCCGCTGGACGCGGCCCGCGGCGATCAGCGGCTCGCCGGCCACGCGTGA
- the galE gene encoding UDP-glucose 4-epimerase GalE codes for MSKYLVTGGAGYVGSVVAAHLLEAGHEVTVLDDLSTGFREAVPDGAAFVEGRVQDAARHVVPAYDGVLHFAAFSQVGESVAQPGRYWENNVGGTMALLAAMRSAGVRRLVFSSTAATYGEPVSTPITESDPTAPTSPYGASKLAVDHMIGGECTAHGLAAASLRYFNVAGAYGACGERHEPESHLIPLVLQVALGTRETISVFGDDYPTPDGTCVRDYIHVADLAEAHLLAMDAITPGEHLVCNLGNGNGFSVREVVETVRKVTGHPVPEAAAARRAGDPAVLVASSTTAQERLGWTPSRPDLAGIVADAWDFARARRAEA; via the coding sequence GTGAGCAAGTACCTGGTGACGGGCGGAGCCGGCTACGTCGGGAGCGTGGTGGCCGCGCACCTGCTGGAGGCGGGACACGAGGTCACCGTTCTCGACGATCTGTCCACGGGCTTCCGCGAGGCCGTCCCCGACGGCGCCGCCTTCGTGGAGGGCCGGGTCCAGGACGCCGCCCGGCATGTCGTGCCCGCGTACGACGGCGTCCTGCACTTCGCCGCGTTCTCGCAGGTCGGCGAATCGGTCGCGCAGCCCGGCAGGTACTGGGAGAACAACGTCGGCGGGACGATGGCGCTCCTCGCCGCCATGCGCTCCGCCGGGGTCCGCAGGCTGGTCTTCTCCTCCACGGCGGCCACGTACGGCGAACCGGTCTCCACACCGATCACCGAGTCCGACCCGACCGCGCCGACCAGCCCGTACGGCGCATCGAAACTCGCCGTCGACCACATGATCGGCGGCGAGTGCACCGCGCACGGGCTGGCCGCCGCGTCCCTGCGGTACTTCAACGTCGCCGGCGCGTACGGCGCCTGCGGGGAGCGCCACGAGCCCGAGTCGCACCTCATCCCGCTGGTCCTCCAGGTCGCGCTCGGCACCCGCGAGACGATCTCCGTGTTCGGCGACGACTACCCGACACCGGACGGCACCTGCGTGCGGGACTACATCCATGTCGCCGACCTCGCCGAGGCACATCTGCTCGCCATGGACGCGATCACCCCCGGGGAGCATCTCGTCTGCAACCTCGGAAACGGCAACGGCTTCTCCGTCCGCGAGGTCGTCGAGACCGTCCGCAAGGTCACCGGCCATCCGGTCCCGGAGGCCGCGGCCGCGCGCCGCGCCGGCGACCCGGCCGTGCTGGTCGCCTCCTCCACCACCGCGCAGGAACGGCTCGGCTGGACCCCGTCACGGCCGGACCTCGCCGGGATCGTCGCCGACGCCTGGGACTTCGCCCGCGCCCGGCGGGCCGAGGCATGA